A section of the Falsibacillus pallidus genome encodes:
- the hisD gene encoding histidinol dehydrogenase, translating to MKIVPVTETISIKRSIDSGTEEQRAAVQSILSDVRKNGDAAVLTYTKKFDGADLDQLRVKEDEIAEAYENMDGEIISIIREAIQNIRSFHEKQVRNSWMMTDESGTILGQKMTPLDSAGVYVPGGTAAYPSSVLMNVIPAKTAGVKRIVMATPPNENGKIPSAVLVAANEAGVSEIYKTGGAQAIAALAYGTESIRPVDKIVGPGNIYVALAKREVFGDVDIDMIAGPSEIAVLADATAKANEVAADLLSQAEHDMRACSVLVTESRELAEETSKEVQKQLESLPRKEIAQKAIDDYGVIYLTQSLQESIEVINSIAPEHLEIMTEEPMELLGQIRNAGAIFLGRYSSEPVGDYFAGPNHVLPTNGTARFSSPLNVDDFMKKSSIISYSRKALEENAEKIAAFARLEGLEAHARAVEERFKKE from the coding sequence TTGAAAATTGTACCTGTAACTGAAACCATCTCGATTAAGCGTTCAATCGACAGCGGAACTGAGGAACAGCGCGCAGCCGTTCAGTCCATCCTTTCCGACGTGCGGAAAAATGGGGATGCAGCAGTTTTAACATATACGAAGAAATTTGACGGAGCTGATCTGGATCAGCTGAGAGTAAAAGAAGATGAAATAGCAGAAGCGTATGAAAATATGGATGGGGAAATCATTTCGATTATAAGAGAAGCGATTCAAAACATCAGGAGCTTTCATGAAAAACAAGTGCGGAATTCATGGATGATGACGGATGAATCCGGTACCATACTCGGCCAGAAAATGACGCCGCTTGATTCAGCAGGCGTCTATGTTCCAGGTGGGACTGCGGCCTATCCATCCTCCGTCTTGATGAATGTCATTCCTGCAAAGACGGCGGGGGTCAAAAGAATTGTCATGGCTACACCGCCGAATGAAAATGGGAAGATCCCTTCAGCGGTGCTGGTGGCGGCAAATGAAGCGGGCGTCTCTGAAATCTATAAAACAGGCGGAGCACAGGCCATCGCAGCCCTTGCCTACGGAACAGAATCCATCCGGCCGGTCGATAAAATTGTCGGGCCAGGCAACATATATGTAGCCCTTGCGAAACGGGAAGTATTCGGCGACGTCGATATTGATATGATTGCAGGTCCAAGCGAGATTGCGGTCTTGGCAGATGCCACAGCAAAAGCAAACGAAGTGGCAGCGGACCTACTTTCTCAAGCCGAGCACGATATGCGCGCGTGCAGCGTCCTGGTGACAGAATCCCGTGAACTGGCCGAAGAAACGTCAAAAGAGGTGCAGAAACAGCTGGAAAGCCTGCCGCGCAAAGAAATCGCACAAAAGGCCATTGACGATTACGGTGTCATTTATTTGACGCAGAGCCTTCAAGAATCCATAGAAGTCATTAACTCCATCGCTCCGGAGCATCTGGAAATCATGACCGAAGAACCGATGGAACTGCTCGGACAAATCCGCAATGCGGGAGCCATTTTCCTTGGCCGATACAGTTCAGAGCCGGTAGGGGACTATTTTGCAGGACCGAATCATGTCCTTCCGACAAACGGGACAGCACGGTTTTCAAGTCCGTTGAATGTAGATGACTTCATGAAAAAATCCAGCATTATTTCATACAGCCGCAAAGCATTGGAAGAAAACGCGGAAAAAATAGCTGCATTTGCAAGGCTTGAAGGACTCGAAGCCCATGCGCGGGCAGTAGAAGAACGATTCAAAAAGGAATAG
- the hisB gene encoding imidazoleglycerol-phosphate dehydratase HisB: MRKASIDRKTNETNISLELQLDGEGISEISTGVPFMTHMLDLFTKHGHFNLNVDANGDTEVDDHHTTEDIGICLGHALKEALGDKKGIKRYGNAFVPMDEALAQVVVDLSNRPHLEVRAEFPSQKVGTFDTELVHEFLWKLALEARMNLHVIVHYGSNTHHMIEAVFKALGRALDEATSIDPRVKGVPSTKGML, from the coding sequence ATGAGAAAAGCGTCGATCGATCGAAAAACGAATGAAACGAATATATCGCTGGAATTGCAGTTAGATGGCGAAGGGATTTCTGAAATTTCAACAGGCGTCCCGTTCATGACGCATATGCTTGATCTTTTTACAAAGCACGGACATTTCAATTTGAATGTCGACGCCAATGGCGATACAGAGGTGGATGACCACCATACGACAGAAGACATCGGCATCTGTTTGGGACATGCTTTAAAAGAAGCATTAGGCGATAAAAAGGGAATCAAGCGATACGGGAATGCGTTTGTCCCGATGGATGAAGCCCTTGCTCAAGTCGTTGTGGATTTAAGCAACCGTCCGCATCTCGAAGTCCGTGCAGAATTTCCAAGCCAAAAAGTCGGCACATTCGATACGGAGCTTGTCCATGAATTCCTCTGGAAGCTTGCCTTGGAGGCAAGGATGAACCTTCATGTCATCGTTCATTACGGAAGCAATACACACCATATGATTGAAGCGGTATTTAAAGCGCTTGGAAGGGCTTTGGATGAAGCGACATCCATTGATCCGAGAGTCAAGGGGGTCCCTTCCACGAAAGGAATGTTATAA
- the hisH gene encoding imidazole glycerol phosphate synthase subunit HisH, whose translation MIGIVDYGMGNLFSVDKALERIGVPHFISSKREELESADGLILPGVGSFKDAMHILKETGLAAFLDGYVQSGKPLLGICLGMQLLFEESEENGFSKGLGYLPGTVKEIPSRNEAGEAFKVPHMGWNQLIFKRDSQLLEGLEEENVYFVHSYFVDGIDENDLIASAQYSVMVPAVVEKDNVYGMQFHPEKSSRLGMALLKNFTELVLEKESQS comes from the coding sequence ATGATCGGCATTGTGGATTATGGGATGGGCAACCTATTTAGCGTCGACAAAGCTCTCGAGCGGATCGGCGTCCCGCATTTCATCAGCAGCAAGCGGGAGGAGCTTGAGTCAGCGGATGGCTTAATCCTTCCGGGCGTCGGTTCCTTTAAGGATGCCATGCACATACTTAAAGAAACTGGATTGGCGGCTTTCCTTGATGGATACGTCCAATCCGGCAAGCCTCTATTGGGCATCTGCCTCGGAATGCAGCTCCTTTTCGAAGAAAGTGAAGAAAACGGATTTTCTAAAGGACTCGGATATTTACCTGGGACGGTAAAGGAAATCCCTTCTCGAAATGAAGCGGGAGAAGCGTTCAAAGTTCCTCATATGGGATGGAATCAGCTGATTTTCAAAAGAGATTCGCAGCTGTTGGAAGGTCTTGAAGAAGAGAATGTCTATTTTGTCCATTCATACTTTGTAGATGGTATAGATGAAAATGACCTCATTGCATCTGCGCAATACAGTGTAATGGTGCCTGCAGTGGTGGAAAAAGACAACGTCTACGGCATGCAGTTCCATCCGGAAAAAAGCAGCCGTCTCGGGATGGCCCTTTTGAAAAATTTCACGGAACTTGTTTTGGAAAAGGAGAGTCAGTCATGA
- the hisA gene encoding 1-(5-phosphoribosyl)-5-[(5-phosphoribosylamino)methylideneamino]imidazole-4-carboxamide isomerase, which yields MSFTLYPAIDMRNGKCVRLVQGDYNQETVYGDSPFDMAQQFAGQGAEWIHMVDLDGAKEGSRVNHPFVIQTAKKLNVKVQVGGGIRTEDDISFYLENGVDRVIIGSLAVTNPDLVKSWLKKYGASIAIGLDAKDGYVATHGWLETSKIKAIEIGKELADAGAETFIFTDIATDGMLSGPNVETCAALAAETGKSVIASGGVSSVEDLLALKKFENKGVSGAIIGKAIYTNRIDLGAALKEVGAK from the coding sequence ATGAGCTTTACATTATATCCTGCAATCGATATGAGAAACGGCAAGTGCGTCCGCCTTGTCCAGGGCGACTACAATCAGGAAACGGTCTACGGCGATTCCCCGTTTGATATGGCTCAGCAATTTGCCGGTCAAGGTGCTGAATGGATCCACATGGTGGACCTTGACGGTGCTAAAGAAGGAAGCCGGGTGAATCATCCGTTTGTCATTCAGACCGCAAAAAAATTGAACGTGAAGGTGCAGGTTGGAGGAGGAATCCGTACAGAGGATGATATTTCTTTCTACCTGGAAAACGGTGTGGATCGAGTCATTATCGGAAGCCTGGCCGTCACCAATCCGGATCTTGTGAAATCGTGGCTAAAAAAATACGGGGCAAGCATCGCAATCGGGTTGGATGCGAAGGATGGATATGTGGCGACACACGGCTGGCTGGAAACATCCAAAATCAAAGCGATTGAAATAGGAAAAGAGCTCGCAGATGCAGGGGCAGAAACATTCATCTTCACGGATATTGCAACAGACGGAATGCTTTCAGGTCCAAATGTTGAGACATGCGCTGCCCTTGCGGCGGAAACAGGAAAAAGCGTTATCGCATCCGGTGGAGTCAGCTCTGTTGAGGATTTGCTTGCCTTAAAGAAATTTGAGAACAAAGGCGTATCAGGAGCAATCATCGGGAAAGCAATCTACACTAATCGAATCGATTTAGGTGCTGCCTTGAAAGAGGTGGGGGCGAAGTGA
- the hisF gene encoding imidazole glycerol phosphate synthase subunit HisF: protein MITKRIIPCLDVKEGRVVKGVQFLELRDAGDPVELAKVYDEQGADELVFLDISASQEGRKTMADVVREVASQLAIPFTVGGGIGSLEDMKRILRAGADKVSLNTAALLNPELISEGAAYFGRQCIVVAIDAKYDENLGTWRVFTHGGRKATDWDVVGWAQKAVELGAGEILLTSMDADGEKSGFNVALTKAVSEAVSVPVIASGGAGNAQHFEEVFNEAKADAALAASIFHYKETSVEQVKQFLKEKGVAVR from the coding sequence GTGATTACAAAAAGAATCATTCCATGCCTCGATGTGAAGGAAGGACGTGTCGTCAAAGGCGTTCAGTTCCTCGAATTAAGGGATGCCGGCGATCCGGTCGAGCTTGCAAAAGTCTATGACGAGCAAGGGGCGGATGAACTCGTATTCCTCGATATTTCTGCATCCCAGGAAGGCAGGAAAACAATGGCGGATGTCGTTCGGGAAGTTGCTTCACAATTGGCCATCCCATTTACAGTGGGCGGCGGGATCGGCTCCTTGGAAGATATGAAACGGATTCTGCGTGCAGGGGCGGACAAAGTTTCATTGAATACCGCAGCTCTTTTGAATCCGGAATTGATCTCAGAAGGTGCCGCCTATTTCGGACGGCAATGCATCGTTGTCGCTATCGATGCAAAGTATGATGAAAATCTTGGGACATGGCGCGTCTTCACACATGGCGGCCGGAAAGCCACAGATTGGGACGTGGTCGGCTGGGCACAAAAAGCCGTTGAACTTGGAGCCGGCGAAATTCTATTGACGAGCATGGATGCAGACGGAGAGAAGTCAGGGTTCAATGTCGCATTGACAAAAGCAGTGAGCGAGGCAGTCTCTGTACCCGTCATAGCTTCAGGCGGGGCTGGAAACGCCCAGCATTTTGAGGAAGTCTTTAATGAAGCCAAAGCAGATGCTGCATTAGCCGCATCAATTTTTCACTATAAAGAAACAAGCGTTGAGCAAGTCAAGCAATTCTTGAAGGAGAAAGGAGTGGCCGTGAGATGA
- the hisIE gene encoding bifunctional phosphoribosyl-AMP cyclohydrolase/phosphoribosyl-ATP diphosphatase HisIE encodes MTIESIKYDEKGLVPAIVQDASTKEVLTLAYMNEESLKKSIETGETWFFSRSRQELWHKGETSGNTQRIIQIKYDCDQDALVVLVLPNGPACHKGTTSCFEETLYEEKSAIDEVEGDIQPAEILTKLEELIKEREETRPEGAYTTYLFEKGVDKILKKVGEEASEVIIAAKNRDKEELKWETADLLYHVMVLLREQDLAFDEVLKVLAKRHEEKSKQE; translated from the coding sequence ATGACCATTGAATCCATTAAATATGATGAAAAAGGATTGGTTCCAGCCATCGTGCAGGACGCATCGACGAAAGAGGTCCTGACACTCGCTTATATGAATGAAGAGTCTTTGAAAAAATCCATCGAAACCGGCGAAACCTGGTTCTTCAGCCGTTCAAGACAGGAGCTGTGGCACAAAGGGGAAACGAGCGGCAACACGCAGCGCATCATCCAGATCAAATATGACTGCGACCAGGATGCCCTTGTGGTCCTGGTTTTGCCGAATGGGCCGGCATGCCATAAAGGGACGACAAGCTGCTTCGAAGAGACTTTATATGAAGAAAAGTCAGCGATTGACGAGGTCGAGGGCGATATTCAGCCTGCTGAGATTTTGACCAAGCTGGAAGAGCTGATCAAAGAACGCGAAGAGACACGGCCAGAAGGCGCATACACGACCTACTTATTTGAAAAAGGCGTAGATAAGATTTTGAAAAAAGTCGGCGAAGAGGCATCAGAAGTCATCATTGCGGCTAAAAATCGCGACAAAGAAGAGCTTAAGTGGGAAACGGCAGACCTGCTGTACCATGTGATGGTCCTCTTGCGTGAACAGGACCTCGCATTTGATGAAGTGCTGAAAGTTTTGGCCAAGAGACATGAAGAGAAGTCGAAGCAGGAATAG
- a CDS encoding tetratricopeptide repeat protein — protein sequence MRKDSKARNEKTKILPFIPTGEYYFNKGLKAFHRRDLSNAKKYLSRAMQLEPLEPMIMFQLAMVLTEIGEYRESNDLLHQTVEIDPYMTECHYFLANNYAHIGFFKEAYKYSVLYLEKDEDGEFVEDAEDLIELISMDAEEVIDSLHEQDELILKQEEARNLLESGNFQRAVELLQEVVETYPEFWSAYNNLALAYFYLGEMDKTSEVLEEVLEKSPGNLHALCNLAVFMYYQRRRDELEKIVDGLTKVKPMMQEHQYKLGATFALLGLYEESYFWLKKLQKVGFEGDPGFYYWLSQAAYHTGHPKTAHSAWEIVLEFNPEKEGLEPWNTEKSQEIGYEDHTSSLLKKMSSTYAEERWFGLFLLSVSKQQASILSNAEFRSFTHFSPAEMNYLSFIQKPAGKDMLSGLLRVGHHTAELLYEKHQPVGPVESGLFLMWFSIFQEMLNQKVELSNINGCAAAVEYLWLKLRNTKKPQKDLAESFGISVSTLRKYVKALEEYLR from the coding sequence ATGAGAAAAGACTCGAAAGCAAGAAATGAAAAAACGAAAATATTACCCTTTATTCCTACTGGTGAGTACTACTTTAATAAAGGCTTGAAGGCCTTTCACCGCAGGGATCTTTCGAATGCAAAAAAATATTTGTCACGGGCGATGCAGCTGGAGCCGCTGGAGCCGATGATCATGTTCCAGTTGGCGATGGTGCTGACGGAGATCGGGGAGTACCGCGAGTCCAATGATCTATTGCATCAAACAGTTGAAATAGATCCATATATGACGGAGTGCCATTATTTTTTGGCGAACAATTATGCACATATCGGGTTCTTTAAAGAAGCCTATAAATATTCTGTTCTATATTTAGAGAAGGATGAGGACGGAGAGTTTGTTGAGGATGCCGAAGACTTGATCGAATTGATCAGCATGGATGCAGAAGAAGTGATCGACTCCCTTCATGAGCAGGATGAACTCATCCTGAAGCAGGAAGAGGCGCGCAATCTTTTGGAATCCGGGAATTTTCAACGGGCGGTTGAACTTCTTCAGGAGGTTGTGGAGACCTATCCTGAATTTTGGTCTGCCTACAATAATCTTGCCCTTGCCTATTTCTATCTGGGGGAAATGGATAAAACATCTGAAGTGTTAGAAGAAGTTTTAGAAAAAAGCCCGGGGAACCTGCATGCTTTATGCAATTTGGCCGTCTTTATGTATTATCAGAGACGACGGGACGAGTTGGAGAAAATCGTGGACGGTTTAACGAAAGTGAAGCCGATGATGCAGGAACACCAATATAAGCTTGGTGCAACATTTGCCTTGCTGGGATTGTATGAAGAATCTTATTTTTGGCTGAAAAAGCTGCAAAAAGTCGGATTCGAAGGGGATCCTGGATTCTATTATTGGCTGTCTCAAGCGGCGTACCATACGGGGCACCCAAAAACGGCGCATTCCGCATGGGAGATCGTCCTTGAGTTCAATCCGGAAAAAGAGGGGCTTGAACCTTGGAATACGGAAAAAAGCCAAGAAATCGGATATGAAGACCATACGAGTTCATTGTTGAAGAAAATGAGCAGCACCTATGCGGAAGAAAGATGGTTCGGTTTGTTCCTTCTTTCCGTATCAAAGCAGCAGGCGTCGATTTTGTCTAATGCTGAATTCCGAAGCTTCACTCATTTTTCTCCAGCGGAAATGAACTATTTATCCTTCATTCAAAAGCCTGCAGGCAAGGATATGCTATCCGGACTTTTACGGGTTGGCCATCATACAGCTGAGCTGCTTTACGAGAAGCATCAGCCTGTGGGGCCGGTGGAATCCGGACTCTTCTTGATGTGGTTCTCGATTTTTCAAGAAATGTTGAATCAAAAAGTGGAGCTTTCGAATATTAATGGTTGTGCAGCGGCTGTAGAATACTTATGGCTAAAGCTTCGTAATACAAAGAAACCCCAGAAAGATCTGGCGGAATCCTTTGGCATTTCAGTCTCTACTTTGAGGAAATATGTGAAAGCTTTGGAGGAATACCTTCGCTGA
- the trxB gene encoding thioredoxin-disulfide reductase, giving the protein MSEEQIYDVIIVGAGPAGMTAAVYTSRANLSTLMIERGVPGGQMANTEEVENYPGYDHILGPDLSNKMFEHAKKFGAEYAYGDIKEIVDGKEYKLVKAGSKEYKARAVILSPGAEYKKIGVPGEKELGGRGVSYCAVCDGAFFKNKNLVVIGGGDSAVEEGVYLTRFANKVTIVHRRDELRAQKILQQRAFDNEKIDFIWNHTIKEINEENGKVGSVTLVSTENGEEVDFKADGVFIYIGMVPLTKPFAGLGITNEAGYIETNDRMETKVPGIFAAGDVREKTLRQIVTATGDGSIAAQSAQHFVEELIEELKAK; this is encoded by the coding sequence ATGAGTGAAGAACAAATTTATGATGTGATCATCGTCGGAGCAGGCCCAGCAGGGATGACGGCGGCAGTTTATACTTCACGCGCCAACTTGAGCACGCTGATGATTGAACGCGGCGTTCCAGGCGGACAAATGGCGAATACGGAAGAAGTGGAAAACTATCCTGGATATGACCACATTCTTGGTCCGGATCTTTCTAATAAAATGTTTGAACATGCGAAGAAATTCGGTGCGGAATATGCTTACGGCGATATCAAGGAAATCGTCGATGGCAAAGAATATAAGCTCGTAAAAGCGGGTTCGAAGGAATATAAAGCACGTGCTGTCATCCTTTCTCCGGGTGCTGAATATAAAAAAATCGGTGTTCCAGGCGAAAAAGAATTGGGCGGACGCGGTGTATCGTACTGTGCAGTCTGCGACGGCGCTTTCTTTAAAAACAAAAACCTTGTTGTTATCGGTGGAGGAGATTCCGCTGTTGAAGAAGGAGTCTACTTGACACGCTTTGCGAATAAAGTGACCATCGTTCACCGCCGCGATGAGCTGCGTGCACAAAAAATCCTGCAGCAGCGCGCGTTCGATAACGAGAAGATCGATTTCATCTGGAATCATACCATCAAAGAGATCAATGAAGAAAACGGCAAAGTCGGCAGTGTAACGCTTGTTTCCACTGAAAATGGGGAAGAAGTTGACTTTAAAGCAGACGGTGTTTTCATTTACATCGGAATGGTTCCATTGACTAAACCTTTTGCTGGCTTAGGGATTACAAATGAGGCTGGATACATTGAAACGAATGACCGCATGGAAACGAAAGTCCCAGGCATTTTTGCAGCCGGGGATGTCCGTGAGAAGACGCTTCGCCAAATTGTCACAGCAACAGGGGACGGCAGCATCGCCGCTCAAAGCGCACAGCATTTTGTTGAGGAATTGATAGAGGAATTGAAGGCGAAGTAA
- a CDS encoding NUDIX hydrolase, giving the protein MQRVTNCVLLKGDQVLLLQKPSRGWWVAPGGKMESGETIKDSVIREFREETGVYLKNPSVKGIFTFVIKDGDEIKSEWMMFTFLAKESDGVNLKQSEEGTLEWHSIEAIKELPMAEGDFHILDYCIHGTGMIYGRFTYTPDFKLISYRLDPN; this is encoded by the coding sequence ATGCAGCGAGTGACCAATTGTGTCCTTTTAAAAGGGGACCAAGTATTGTTATTGCAAAAACCAAGCCGGGGCTGGTGGGTTGCTCCGGGAGGGAAAATGGAGTCCGGGGAGACTATCAAGGATTCTGTCATCCGGGAATTCCGCGAAGAGACAGGCGTCTATTTAAAGAACCCCAGTGTTAAAGGAATATTTACCTTTGTCATCAAAGACGGGGATGAAATAAAATCGGAATGGATGATGTTCACGTTCCTCGCAAAAGAGAGCGATGGTGTGAATCTGAAGCAGTCCGAAGAAGGTACCCTTGAGTGGCACTCGATTGAGGCAATCAAGGAACTCCCGATGGCTGAAGGTGATTTTCATATTTTGGATTACTGCATCCATGGAACTGGAATGATCTATGGAAGATTTACGTATACACCGGATTTTAAGCTGATTTCATACAGGCTGGATCCGAACTAA
- the rapZ gene encoding RNase adapter RapZ, whose translation MNTGASANDVQLVIITGMSGAGKTVAIQSFEDLGFFCVDNLPPTLLPKFLELMKESGNKMNKVALVMDLRGREFFDHLFKALDDLAETSWVAPQILFLEADDSSLVRRYKETRRSHPLAPSGLPLEGIKQERDLLEELKGRAQTIYNTSVMKPRELREKILTEYSSDKKTIFTVNVMSFGFKHGIPIDADLVFDVRFLPNPHYIDHMRPKTGLDEEVSTYVLKWTETQKFIEKVTDLLGFMLPHYKREGKAQLVVGIGCTGGQHRSVALAEHIGHFFQSDYNTRISHRDIDRRKGQTS comes from the coding sequence ATGAATACAGGTGCTTCTGCCAATGATGTGCAATTAGTCATCATCACGGGAATGTCGGGTGCGGGAAAAACGGTGGCGATTCAAAGTTTTGAAGACTTAGGGTTTTTCTGCGTGGATAACCTTCCGCCGACCCTCTTGCCGAAGTTTTTGGAACTCATGAAAGAATCGGGCAATAAAATGAATAAAGTGGCGCTTGTCATGGATTTAAGGGGGCGCGAGTTTTTCGACCACCTGTTCAAGGCGCTTGATGATTTGGCGGAGACTTCATGGGTTGCACCACAGATCCTTTTCCTTGAAGCGGATGATTCTTCTTTAGTCAGAAGATATAAAGAAACGCGAAGATCCCATCCTCTTGCTCCATCCGGGCTGCCTTTAGAAGGCATCAAGCAGGAAAGAGATCTCTTGGAGGAATTAAAAGGGAGAGCTCAAACAATCTACAATACATCTGTCATGAAGCCTCGTGAGCTCCGTGAAAAGATTTTAACGGAATATTCTTCTGACAAGAAGACGATTTTCACCGTAAATGTCATGTCATTCGGGTTCAAACATGGAATTCCGATTGATGCAGATCTTGTGTTCGATGTTCGATTTCTTCCAAACCCTCATTATATAGACCATATGCGTCCGAAGACGGGATTGGATGAAGAGGTTTCCACTTATGTCCTTAAATGGACGGAGACCCAGAAGTTCATTGAAAAAGTGACGGATTTATTAGGATTTATGCTTCCTCATTATAAGCGGGAAGGGAAGGCCCAGCTTGTGGTCGGCATCGGCTGTACAGGCGGCCAGCACAGGTCTGTTGCATTGGCAGAGCATATCGGGCATTTCTTCCAGAGCGATTACAACACAAGGATCTCTCATCGTGACATCGATAGGAGAAAGGGACAGACATCATGA
- a CDS encoding gluconeogenesis factor YvcK family protein, with translation MKKKNQPKVVIIGGGTGLPVLLRGLKKYPVDITAVVTVADDGGSSGRLREDLEIPPPGDIRNVLAALSDVEPLIEEMFQHRFRTSNELSGHSLGNLIIAALTSITGDFVHAIQEMSKVLKVRGKVLPAANQPVELNAIMEDGTVVKGESKIPKAGKRIDRVFLTPEYVLPLSETLDAIRQADIIVIGPGSLYTSILPNLLVPGLGEEVCRSKAKKVYICNLMTQAGETLNFTASDHVKAIYDHMNCSFIDTILVNNEGVPSSIQNRYTEEQAKPVIYDVEKLMKMGLNVIYDRIISYTDDVIRHDTEKVAKIIYSLLEDEQQSIAHP, from the coding sequence ATGAAAAAAAAGAATCAGCCTAAAGTGGTGATTATCGGGGGCGGCACAGGATTGCCCGTCCTCTTACGGGGTTTGAAGAAATATCCCGTAGATATCACGGCAGTCGTAACTGTGGCGGACGACGGAGGGAGCTCCGGCCGTCTGCGGGAGGATCTCGAAATTCCTCCACCCGGAGATATCCGTAATGTACTGGCAGCTCTATCGGATGTAGAGCCGCTGATTGAAGAAATGTTTCAGCACCGGTTCAGGACATCCAATGAGCTTTCCGGACATTCGCTTGGGAATTTGATCATTGCTGCCCTCACATCCATCACAGGAGATTTCGTCCATGCGATCCAGGAAATGAGCAAGGTCCTGAAAGTGCGCGGGAAAGTGCTGCCGGCAGCAAATCAGCCTGTTGAACTGAATGCGATCATGGAAGACGGCACTGTCGTTAAGGGTGAATCCAAAATTCCTAAAGCAGGGAAGAGGATCGACCGGGTATTTTTGACTCCGGAATATGTCCTTCCGCTGTCTGAAACATTGGATGCCATCCGCCAGGCCGATATTATCGTGATTGGGCCGGGAAGCCTGTATACGAGCATCCTTCCCAACCTGCTTGTCCCGGGACTTGGTGAAGAAGTCTGCCGCTCGAAAGCAAAGAAGGTCTATATATGCAACCTGATGACGCAGGCGGGCGAGACCTTGAATTTCACTGCGAGCGACCATGTGAAAGCCATCTATGACCATATGAACTGTAGTTTCATTGATACGATCCTGGTCAATAACGAAGGCGTTCCGTCCAGCATTCAAAACCGCTATACGGAAGAGCAGGCCAAACCTGTCATCTATGATGTGGAAAAACTCATGAAAATGGGCTTGAATGTAATCTATGACCGCATCATTTCTTATACAGACGATGTCATTCGTCATGATACAGAAAAAGTAGCAAAAATCATTTACTCCTTGCTGGAGGATGAACAGCAATCTATTGCCCACCCATAA
- the whiA gene encoding DNA-binding protein WhiA, with the protein MSFASETKKELTNIEVKDCCAKAELSALIRMNGSLSFSNRLLVLNIQTENAAIARRIYILIKKNYEVTVELLVRKKMRLKKNNVYIVRIKDGAKEILEDLKILGEGFSFVHDISPDLIKKKCCKRSYLRGAFLAGGSVNNPETSSYHLEIFSLYSEHNDSLSELMNSFGLNSKTLERKKGFITYLKEAEKITEFLNIVGAHNALLRFEDVRIVRDMRNSVNRLVNCETANLNKTIGAALRQVENIQFIDRTVGLQILPDKLREIAELRVNYQDVTLKELGEMVSGGTISKSGINHRLRKIDEIAEKLRAGESVSAKR; encoded by the coding sequence ATGTCATTTGCATCCGAAACGAAGAAAGAATTGACGAATATTGAAGTGAAGGATTGCTGTGCAAAAGCAGAGCTGTCAGCACTGATCCGGATGAATGGCTCGCTGTCATTTTCCAACCGGCTTCTGGTGCTGAATATCCAGACAGAAAACGCAGCAATTGCACGCCGCATTTATATTTTGATAAAGAAAAATTATGAAGTGACGGTTGAATTGCTGGTACGGAAAAAAATGAGGCTCAAGAAAAACAATGTATACATTGTACGCATCAAGGATGGAGCCAAAGAAATACTGGAAGACTTGAAGATCTTAGGTGAAGGGTTTTCCTTTGTACATGATATTTCCCCAGACCTGATTAAAAAGAAATGCTGCAAGCGTTCCTATTTGAGAGGGGCTTTTCTGGCAGGGGGATCGGTCAACAACCCGGAGACATCTTCCTATCACCTTGAGATTTTTTCTTTATACAGTGAACATAACGATTCGCTGAGCGAGCTGATGAACAGCTTCGGCTTGAACAGCAAAACGCTTGAGAGAAAAAAAGGATTCATTACTTATTTAAAAGAAGCAGAAAAGATCACGGAGTTTCTGAATATCGTCGGTGCCCACAATGCTTTGCTCCGCTTTGAGGATGTAAGGATTGTCAGGGATATGAGGAATTCAGTGAACCGCCTTGTAAACTGCGAAACAGCCAATCTGAATAAGACGATCGGAGCGGCACTAAGGCAAGTGGAAAATATCCAGTTCATCGACAGGACCGTCGGACTACAAATCCTTCCTGATAAATTAAGGGAGATTGCCGAGCTTCGCGTCAACTATCAGGATGTCACCCTGAAGGAGCTTGGAGAAATGGTCTCCGGGGGGACCATCAGTAAATCCGGCATCAACCATAGGCTGCGCAAGATTGATGAGATCGCAGAAAAACTGCGCGCAGGGGAATCTGTATCAGCAAAGCGTTAA